A window from Sinorhizobium fredii encodes these proteins:
- a CDS encoding LysR family transcriptional regulator, with product MKSTQSPDLNSLRIFLEVARTESFSSAAHRLHLPPSTVSRRLLELETVLGTALLLRSTRRVSLTEAGRQLFDSISGALETVDRGIANFRPVDGAVRGRLRVATSFSFGRAFLPSILARYAELCPDVQVDVQTTHQNIDLIGESVDVALRMGQPADSDMIYRKIGTIEQRLYAAPAFWARLTLSSPEDLGDVALVAHRIRMRRERVHWTLSNGTRQFTVERPPAIVVDDPILVEGLVSQGLGIGLLSDVLAADGVATGRLVQVLQDWSGPPVPLYYLYHQQLGDLPKVAEFLKAARDTLRTKSARPGAETITT from the coding sequence ATGAAATCCACCCAATCTCCCGATCTCAACAGCCTGCGGATTTTCCTCGAGGTCGCCCGCACGGAGAGCTTTTCGTCAGCGGCGCACCGTCTCCACCTTCCGCCGAGCACGGTCAGCCGGCGTCTGCTGGAACTCGAAACCGTACTCGGCACGGCGCTGTTGTTGCGCTCGACGCGGCGCGTCTCATTGACCGAGGCCGGGAGACAGTTGTTCGATTCGATCAGCGGGGCTCTGGAGACTGTTGATCGCGGCATTGCTAACTTCCGTCCAGTAGACGGAGCGGTCCGCGGACGCCTTCGGGTTGCGACGTCCTTCAGCTTCGGGCGCGCCTTCCTCCCGTCGATTCTGGCACGCTATGCAGAGCTTTGTCCGGACGTTCAGGTCGACGTGCAGACGACGCATCAGAATATCGATCTGATCGGTGAAAGCGTGGACGTGGCGCTCCGGATGGGGCAGCCCGCCGATAGCGACATGATTTATCGAAAGATTGGGACGATCGAGCAGCGTCTATACGCCGCGCCGGCCTTCTGGGCCAGGCTGACTTTGTCTTCGCCCGAGGACTTGGGGGATGTCGCATTGGTCGCGCACCGGATTCGCATGCGGCGAGAGCGGGTCCACTGGACATTGTCGAATGGCACCCGGCAATTCACGGTCGAGCGGCCTCCTGCCATCGTAGTTGACGATCCCATCCTTGTTGAAGGCCTGGTCAGTCAGGGCCTCGGCATTGGGCTGCTGAGTGATGTGCTTGCAGCCGACGGCGTCGCGACCGGCCGGCTCGTTCAGGTCCTTCAGGACTGGTCGGGGCCTCCTGTGCCCCTCTATTACCTGTATCATCAGCAATTAGGTGATCTGCCAAAAGTAGCGGAATTCCTGAAAGCAGCTCGCGATACATTACGGACCAAATCAGCCCGACCGGGCGCTGAGACCATTACAACGTAG
- a CDS encoding LysR family transcriptional regulator translates to MPNLLGETSGLMAFVRTAEAGSFSAAARDLNTTPSAISKSVARLERKIGTRLFLRSTRALTLTQDGQAFFERVAPLLRDLNSSDEVIMSRTGAAGRLRVSMPGELAPLLLPAVFTDFAAAHPELHLDVGLTDRFVNLIKEDYDVVLRVGYPTQGDLMVRHLADLPLVVVASPFFLRRWGSQASAEALAGLPFARFALDGMVAPVRLGDGTSFIPSGRVDCDSGFAMIQAAQSGLGAAYLLRCLVAAELKSGTLVDLAPMVALPKLPFNALHAFGRTPPLRVRLFCDFVAEAAKAIAIM, encoded by the coding sequence TTGCCAAATCTGCTGGGCGAGACGTCAGGACTGATGGCATTTGTGCGGACTGCAGAGGCCGGCTCCTTCAGCGCCGCCGCGCGCGACTTGAATACGACGCCATCTGCGATCTCCAAAAGTGTGGCGCGGCTGGAAAGGAAAATCGGAACACGTCTCTTTTTGCGCTCCACACGCGCGCTGACCCTCACCCAGGACGGTCAGGCCTTTTTCGAACGAGTTGCGCCGCTTTTGCGCGACCTCAATTCGAGCGACGAGGTGATCATGTCGCGCACAGGCGCGGCGGGGCGCCTGCGAGTCAGCATGCCGGGCGAATTGGCGCCGCTGTTGCTACCCGCCGTGTTTACCGATTTTGCGGCTGCTCATCCCGAATTGCATCTCGACGTTGGACTGACAGATCGGTTCGTGAACCTGATCAAAGAGGACTACGACGTCGTGCTGCGCGTGGGCTATCCCACGCAGGGCGACCTGATGGTACGCCATCTGGCAGATCTGCCATTGGTCGTAGTTGCATCGCCGTTTTTTCTCCGCAGGTGGGGCAGTCAGGCGTCCGCAGAAGCTCTCGCAGGTTTGCCGTTCGCTCGGTTCGCATTGGACGGCATGGTGGCACCGGTGCGTTTGGGCGATGGAACCAGCTTTATCCCTAGCGGTCGCGTCGACTGCGACTCAGGATTTGCGATGATCCAAGCGGCGCAAAGCGGACTTGGTGCGGCTTACCTTTTACGATGCTTGGTGGCAGCAGAATTGAAGTCCGGCACGCTTGTAGATCTCGCGCCAATGGTCGCCCTTCCCAAACTCCCCTTCAATGCCCTGCACGCTTTCGGGCGCACCCCGCCCTTGCGGGTGAGACTGTTCTGCGACTTCGTCGCTGAAGCAGCGAAAGCGATCGCAATAATGTGA
- the rpoZ gene encoding DNA-directed RNA polymerase subunit omega yields MARVTVEDCIDKVENRFELVLLASHRARLISQGAPITVDRDNDKNPVVALREIADETLSPGDLKEDLIHSLQKHVEVDEPEPDAAAIAQSEPAAFAEAAEDEDQPEALTFDRMSEEELLAGIEGLVPPEKSDDY; encoded by the coding sequence ATGGCCCGCGTCACCGTCGAAGACTGCATCGACAAGGTCGAAAACCGTTTCGAACTCGTCCTGCTCGCCAGCCACCGCGCACGCCTGATCTCTCAGGGCGCCCCGATCACGGTCGACCGCGACAACGACAAGAATCCGGTCGTCGCCCTGCGCGAGATCGCCGACGAGACCCTTTCGCCGGGCGATCTCAAGGAAGATCTGATCCATTCCCTGCAGAAGCATGTGGAAGTGGACGAGCCCGAGCCCGACGCGGCCGCGATCGCCCAGTCGGAACCCGCCGCTTTTGCGGAGGCTGCGGAAGACGAGGACCAGCCGGAGGCTTTGACCTTCGACCGCATGTCGGAAGAGGAGCTACTGGCCGGCATCGAAGGCCTGGTACCGCCGGAAAAGAGCGACGACTACTGA
- a CDS encoding porin, with amino-acid sequence MNIKSLLLGSAAALAAVSGAQAADAIVAAEPEPMEYVRVCDAFGTGYFYIPGTETCLKIGGFIRVQGDFGRDAADNRFNLENDNDGDGFADGQSTSDWDVFSRAYISFDAKSDTEYGTLTGFFAAEFNADNDTDAGDSLIDVDEAYIQLGGLKAGFFYSWWDKGLNGETDSIGENTEFNSIAYLYDGGTFQAGIAVDELEGATTKANGVGVEGIVSATLGGVAFDLLGSFDTEVEEGAIRALISADIGPGTLQAAAIWASDPNAYWADSEWSVAASYRFNATEKFAITPGAQYWGDLNDGAGGFDSGDDQWRVGITADYQITEGLASRFTINYTDPDDAEEQVSGFLRLQRDF; translated from the coding sequence ATGAACATCAAGAGCCTTCTTCTCGGCTCCGCTGCTGCTCTCGCAGCAGTATCCGGCGCTCAGGCTGCCGACGCTATCGTCGCTGCCGAGCCGGAGCCCATGGAATATGTCCGCGTCTGCGACGCTTTCGGCACGGGCTACTTCTACATCCCGGGCACGGAAACCTGCCTCAAGATCGGCGGCTTCATCCGCGTACAGGGCGACTTCGGCCGTGACGCTGCTGACAACCGTTTCAACCTTGAAAACGATAACGATGGCGACGGCTTTGCGGACGGTCAGTCCACGTCGGACTGGGATGTCTTCTCCCGCGCTTACATCTCGTTCGACGCCAAGAGCGACACTGAATACGGCACGCTCACCGGCTTCTTCGCTGCTGAGTTCAACGCCGACAACGACACCGATGCTGGCGACAGCCTGATCGACGTCGATGAAGCCTACATCCAGCTCGGCGGCCTCAAGGCCGGCTTCTTCTACAGCTGGTGGGATAAGGGTCTGAACGGTGAAACCGACTCGATCGGCGAAAACACCGAGTTCAACTCGATCGCTTACCTCTATGATGGCGGCACCTTCCAGGCCGGTATCGCTGTAGACGAACTCGAAGGCGCTACCACCAAGGCTAACGGCGTTGGCGTCGAAGGTATCGTCTCCGCTACGCTCGGCGGCGTAGCTTTCGACCTGCTCGGCAGCTTCGACACCGAAGTTGAAGAAGGCGCAATCCGCGCTTTGATCTCCGCAGACATTGGTCCGGGCACCTTGCAGGCTGCTGCGATCTGGGCATCCGATCCGAACGCTTATTGGGCTGACTCCGAGTGGAGCGTTGCTGCTTCGTACCGCTTCAACGCAACCGAGAAGTTCGCAATCACCCCCGGCGCTCAGTACTGGGGTGACCTGAACGATGGCGCTGGCGGCTTCGACTCCGGTGACGATCAGTGGCGCGTTGGTATCACGGCTGATTACCAGATCACCGAAGGCCTCGCTTCGCGCTTCACGATCAACTACACGGATCCGGATGACGCTGAAGAGCAGGTCAGCGGCTTCCTCCGCCTGCAGCGTGACTTCTAA
- a CDS encoding NYN domain-containing protein — protein MFDPREKIALFIDGANLYAASKSLGFDIDYRKLLKAFQKRGYLLRAYYYTALIEDQEYSSIRPLIDWLDYNGYKVVTKPAKEFTDSLGRRKIKGNMDIELAIDAMEQSETVDHLVIFSGDGDFTTLVEALQRKGRKVSVVSTMSTQPPMIADDLRRQADHFIDLATLRGEIGREPSERMARPPEPVSNDAEA, from the coding sequence ATGTTCGATCCTCGCGAAAAAATCGCTCTTTTCATCGACGGCGCCAATCTCTACGCCGCCTCGAAGAGCCTGGGCTTCGACATCGATTACAGAAAGCTGCTGAAGGCATTCCAGAAACGCGGTTACCTGCTGCGCGCTTACTATTACACCGCACTTATCGAAGACCAGGAATATTCCTCTATTCGCCCATTGATCGACTGGCTTGATTACAACGGCTACAAGGTCGTCACCAAACCGGCGAAGGAATTCACCGACTCGCTCGGTCGGCGTAAGATCAAGGGAAACATGGATATCGAGCTGGCGATCGACGCGATGGAGCAGTCCGAAACGGTCGATCATCTGGTGATCTTCTCGGGTGACGGCGATTTCACCACGCTTGTCGAGGCGCTGCAGCGCAAGGGACGCAAGGTCTCGGTCGTCTCGACGATGTCGACGCAGCCGCCGATGATCGCCGACGACCTGCGCCGCCAGGCCGACCACTTCATCGATTTGGCGACGCTGAGGGGCGAGATTGGCCGCGAGCCGTCCGAACGCATGGCACGCCCGCCCGAGCCCGTTTCCAACGACGCCGAGGCTTGA
- a CDS encoding alpha/beta fold hydrolase, which translates to MREHPVREKQLFREHYFRARDGLRLYGRRYGSEVIGRDAKTPIVCLPGLTRNSRDFHPLAAFLASPDGGAFPVVTLDYRGRGQSERDSDKSRYTIAVEAGDVVAACAHFGISKATFIGTSRGGLILHHLIMSAPALIGRVVLNDIAPVIEIEGLLRIRDYLNAPASPRSWAEAPDFLQRIHGADFPRLGSQDWREMADAIYRDVGGVPIADFDPAIAAQLKGLTGEAVLPSLWPQFEAFAGIPAMVVRGEHSRLLSAATVQEMARRHPGLVAVTAPGQGHAPLLHVDGLKDEIAAFIRS; encoded by the coding sequence ATGCGAGAGCATCCGGTGCGTGAGAAACAACTGTTTCGGGAGCACTATTTTCGCGCGAGGGACGGCCTCAGGCTCTATGGCAGACGCTACGGCAGCGAAGTCATAGGCCGTGACGCGAAGACGCCCATCGTCTGCTTGCCCGGGCTGACGCGCAACAGCCGCGATTTTCATCCTCTGGCAGCTTTCCTTGCCTCGCCCGACGGCGGTGCTTTTCCCGTTGTCACGCTGGACTATCGCGGCAGGGGACAGTCGGAGCGTGACAGCGACAAGTCCCGTTACACGATCGCCGTCGAAGCCGGGGATGTCGTCGCCGCCTGCGCCCATTTCGGCATAAGCAAGGCAACCTTCATCGGCACGTCGCGAGGCGGGCTCATCCTGCATCACCTCATCATGTCCGCCCCTGCCCTCATCGGCCGGGTCGTGCTCAACGACATCGCTCCGGTGATCGAGATCGAAGGACTGCTGAGGATCAGGGATTACCTCAATGCTCCAGCGAGCCCGCGTAGCTGGGCGGAGGCCCCAGACTTCCTCCAGCGCATCCACGGAGCAGACTTCCCCCGTCTCGGCTCACAGGACTGGCGAGAGATGGCGGATGCGATCTATCGCGACGTCGGCGGGGTTCCAATCGCGGACTTCGACCCGGCGATCGCTGCGCAACTGAAGGGCCTGACCGGCGAAGCCGTGCTGCCGTCGCTGTGGCCGCAATTCGAAGCCTTTGCAGGCATCCCGGCAATGGTCGTTCGCGGCGAGCATTCACGATTGCTGAGTGCGGCGACGGTGCAGGAAATGGCCCGGCGGCATCCCGGCCTCGTTGCGGTCACCGCGCCCGGCCAGGGCCACGCTCCGCTTTTGCACGTCGATGGCCTCAAAGACGAAATCGCCGCTTTTATTCGAAGCTGA
- a CDS encoding DUF1376 domain-containing protein, producing the protein MSRRTMPYHRRYHGDALQGYRRLTLEQRGAYTTILDLIYDACGPIDNNERWLAGELNCSIGKARALISELIKLRKIFINTQGQISNHRCEVEIENSLKISRKASESVAKREEKRAEKSKFINYFNKTAHRSINDRSSIPVPEPYKDKDTDRLMHSDEGQADNLADNPPTQQPWFNGAPEQDNHPRLAAAPARGRFGRAELDALLAARRRRH; encoded by the coding sequence ATGAGCCGACGAACCATGCCTTATCACAGGCGCTACCACGGCGATGCGCTGCAGGGATATCGCCGCCTCACGCTTGAGCAGAGAGGCGCCTACACGACGATTCTCGATCTGATTTATGACGCATGCGGACCAATCGACAACAACGAACGATGGCTGGCTGGCGAGTTGAATTGCTCGATCGGGAAGGCGCGTGCACTCATCTCTGAGTTGATCAAATTGCGGAAGATTTTCATCAATACGCAGGGCCAAATCAGCAATCATCGTTGCGAGGTCGAGATAGAAAACTCGCTGAAAATTTCGCGAAAAGCATCTGAAAGCGTCGCGAAACGCGAAGAAAAACGGGCTGAGAAATCTAAATTCATCAATTATTTCAATAAAACCGCGCATCGTTCGATCAACGATCGATCATCAATACCAGTACCAGAGCCATATAAGGATAAAGATACGGATAGGTTGATGCATAGTGATGAGGGCCAAGCAGACAACCTTGCCGACAATCCACCCACGCAGCAGCCATGGTTCAACGGAGCCCCCGAACAAGACAATCACCCAAGACTTGCCGCGGCGCCGGCTCGTGGAAGATTTGGACGCGCTGAGCTCGACGCCCTGCTTGCTGCCCGAAGACGGAGGCACTGA
- the smpB gene encoding SsrA-binding protein SmpB, protein MAPKGSERTVRKVVAENRKARFNYEIIDTYEAGLVLTGTEVKSLREGKANISESYATDEGGEIWLINSYLPEYLQANRFNHETRRRRKLLLSKREVNRLQGAVNREGMSLIPLKIYFNDRGRAKLELALGKGKKLHDKRETSKERDWNRQKNRLLKERG, encoded by the coding sequence ATGGCACCCAAGGGCAGCGAGCGTACGGTCAGGAAAGTGGTGGCGGAAAACCGCAAGGCCCGCTTCAACTACGAGATCATCGATACCTACGAGGCCGGCCTTGTGCTGACCGGCACGGAGGTCAAGTCGTTGCGCGAGGGAAAGGCCAATATCTCGGAATCCTACGCCACCGACGAGGGCGGCGAGATCTGGCTGATCAATTCCTACCTGCCGGAATATCTCCAGGCCAATCGGTTCAATCACGAGACCCGGCGCCGCCGCAAATTGCTGTTGTCGAAGCGCGAGGTGAACCGGCTGCAGGGCGCGGTCAATCGCGAGGGCATGTCGCTCATCCCGCTCAAGATCTACTTCAACGATCGGGGCCGGGCGAAACTGGAACTGGCGCTCGGCAAGGGCAAGAAGCTGCACGACAAGCGCGAGACGTCCAAGGAGCGCGACTGGAACCGGCAGAAGAACCGTCTGCTGAAGGAGCGCGGCTGA
- a CDS encoding MBL fold metallo-hydrolase — MRELIMTTRRQTLGLLAAAALLPIAPRFAFSAAPLSNVANAGYYRFRFGNFEVTALSDGTMALPMAKIYQNEPIDALQRKLDENFLGKEPHISINAYLVNDGERLVLIDAGTGTLFGPAAGKLIQHLETSGYRADQVDAVILTHIHADHSGGLTVDGKPQLPKATIHVADREYRFWIDREGLTSVTEEVGKDLQRAHDALAPYIATGKVARFADDADPLPNFGSILRPGHTPGHSSIVLKANDGQRLVFWGDVIHGDYVQFDEPDVFVTFDVDGTAAAATRALALADAADGRYLVAGAHLPFPGIGHVARDTTLYRFIPWNYVE; from the coding sequence ATGAGGGAGCTGATCATGACTACTCGCAGACAGACACTGGGCCTTCTCGCAGCCGCAGCTTTGCTGCCGATCGCGCCGCGCTTCGCATTTTCCGCCGCACCGCTTTCGAATGTCGCAAATGCCGGATACTACAGATTCCGCTTCGGCAACTTCGAAGTCACGGCTTTGTCGGACGGCACGATGGCGCTGCCCATGGCGAAAATCTATCAGAACGAGCCGATCGACGCGCTGCAACGCAAGCTCGACGAGAATTTTCTCGGCAAGGAGCCGCACATCTCCATCAACGCCTATCTGGTGAACGACGGCGAGCGTCTTGTTCTGATAGACGCAGGAACTGGTACCCTATTCGGGCCTGCCGCTGGCAAGCTTATCCAGCACCTCGAAACCTCGGGCTACCGGGCTGATCAGGTCGATGCGGTCATCCTGACTCATATCCATGCCGATCACTCCGGCGGCCTCACCGTAGATGGCAAGCCGCAGCTGCCGAAAGCGACCATTCACGTGGCTGATCGGGAGTACAGGTTCTGGATCGATCGCGAAGGCCTTACGTCCGTTACAGAAGAGGTAGGCAAGGATCTTCAACGCGCACATGATGCCCTCGCTCCCTACATCGCAACGGGCAAGGTTGCGCGTTTCGCCGACGACGCCGATCCCCTGCCGAACTTCGGCTCGATCCTGAGGCCCGGCCATACGCCGGGGCACAGTTCGATCGTTCTAAAGGCCAACGATGGTCAGCGGCTGGTCTTCTGGGGGGATGTGATCCACGGTGACTATGTCCAGTTCGATGAGCCCGACGTGTTCGTCACCTTCGATGTCGACGGAACTGCCGCGGCAGCAACCCGTGCGCTGGCCCTGGCAGACGCCGCTGATGGACGTTATCTCGTCGCAGGTGCTCATCTTCCGTTCCCCGGCATCGGGCACGTAGCCAGAGACACAACTCTCTACCGCTTCATCCCCTGGAACTATGTAGAGTAA
- the dapA gene encoding 4-hydroxy-tetrahydrodipicolinate synthase has protein sequence MFKGSIPALVTPFTSTGAVDAASFVAHVEWQIKEGSHGLVPVGTTGESPTLSHDEHKQVVELCVEAAARRVPVIAGAGSNNTTEAVELAQHAEKAGADAILVVTPYYNKPTQKGLFAHYAAIAESVKLPIVIYNIPGRSVVDMSVETMAALAKAYPTIVGVKDATGKIERVSEQRMACGKNFVQLSGEDATALGFNAHGGVGCISVTANVAPRLCAQFQQATLAGDYAKALEYQDQLMPLHKAIFLEPGLCGAKYALHRLGRMSRAVRSPLLPTLEPATEAAIDAALRHAGLMN, from the coding sequence ATGTTCAAGGGTTCCATTCCCGCACTCGTAACCCCGTTCACGTCCACCGGCGCGGTGGACGCGGCAAGTTTCGTCGCGCATGTGGAATGGCAGATAAAAGAGGGGAGCCACGGCCTTGTGCCGGTCGGCACCACGGGTGAATCGCCGACCCTTTCGCATGACGAACACAAGCAGGTGGTGGAGCTCTGCGTCGAGGCGGCCGCGCGGCGCGTGCCGGTTATCGCCGGCGCCGGCTCCAACAACACGACCGAGGCGGTCGAGTTGGCGCAGCACGCCGAAAAGGCGGGCGCGGATGCCATCCTGGTCGTGACGCCGTATTACAACAAGCCGACGCAGAAGGGCCTCTTCGCTCACTATGCGGCGATTGCCGAAAGCGTGAAGCTGCCGATCGTGATCTACAACATTCCGGGCCGCTCGGTCGTCGACATGAGCGTCGAGACCATGGCCGCGCTGGCGAAGGCCTATCCGACGATCGTCGGCGTCAAGGATGCGACCGGCAAGATCGAGCGCGTCTCCGAGCAGCGCATGGCCTGCGGGAAGAATTTCGTCCAGCTTTCCGGCGAGGATGCGACGGCGCTCGGCTTCAACGCGCATGGCGGTGTGGGCTGCATATCGGTAACGGCGAATGTCGCGCCGCGCCTCTGCGCCCAGTTCCAGCAGGCGACGCTTGCCGGCGACTACGCCAAGGCGCTGGAATATCAGGACCAGTTGATGCCGCTTCACAAGGCCATCTTCCTGGAGCCCGGCCTCTGCGGCGCAAAATATGCGCTTCATCGCCTCGGGCGGATGAGCCGCGCCGTGCGCTCGCCGCTGCTGCCGACGCTCGAGCCGGCGACCGAAGCGGCGATCGACGCGGCTCTCAGGCATGCGGGATTGATGAACTGA
- a CDS encoding lytic transglycosylase domain-containing protein, which translates to MRGPLFLPVAAISGAAMLTSSALATETRLPVPTKRPGSPAPASVVANEVTGAIRAAITPVASDLKTGLDALSDRQPSEAMVVRNRMRAGTLDRHVLTWAIAVSGQKDIPSYEIAEAQRELHGWPGLRALRFHSERALYRENPSPADVVAAFGSSRPETAEGAIILARALVAEGKADAAAHHLRAFWLKEALDKETESKILSEFSSLLTPADHRRRMEMLLYRSRVEQAQRFSDLGKAQSLYRAWAAVVRGNGKAAALIEAVDASWRDNPAYLFLRVEYLRKQEKFEEAAELLALAPKDSNALVDAGEWWTEQRIVSRGLLDKGDFRGAYRVAAHHAAIDATDIVDAEFHAGWYALRGLEDPTTAARHFRKILATSNRPISASRAWYWLGRAAEAGGPGKSDEYFANAARYPGTFYGQLAAARLGRSALNVAYPSPTPEDRARLEDREAVRAIERLEAAGHGWRAESLYRALAEDLTDPGELAILSARAEKAGNHQLSLQIGKIAFGRGIDVAALAFPLGVIPTDANISGAGKALAYAIARQESAFNPAAVSAANARGLLQLLPATAKGVASRYGLAYSKDRLTSDAGYNATLGSHYLGEQIDRFGGSYILTFIAYNAGPGRVPEWLARYGDPRGKPIDEVVDWIERIPFEETRNYVQRVMENYQVYKSRLGQKADIVADLRMGRNPS; encoded by the coding sequence ATGCGCGGACCACTCTTTCTGCCTGTCGCCGCCATTTCCGGCGCTGCGATGCTGACGTCCTCCGCCCTTGCGACCGAGACCCGGCTCCCCGTGCCGACAAAAAGGCCCGGTTCGCCCGCACCGGCATCGGTCGTCGCCAATGAGGTCACCGGCGCCATACGGGCCGCAATCACACCCGTCGCTTCCGATCTGAAGACGGGCCTCGATGCGCTCTCCGATCGCCAGCCGTCCGAGGCGATGGTTGTCCGCAATCGCATGCGTGCGGGAACGCTCGACCGCCATGTCCTCACCTGGGCAATCGCCGTTTCCGGGCAGAAGGACATCCCGTCCTACGAGATCGCCGAAGCGCAGCGCGAGCTTCACGGCTGGCCCGGCCTAAGGGCCTTGCGCTTCCATTCCGAGCGGGCGCTCTACCGCGAAAATCCGAGTCCGGCAGACGTGGTCGCCGCCTTCGGTTCGAGCCGGCCTGAAACGGCAGAGGGCGCGATCATTCTCGCGCGGGCACTCGTGGCCGAAGGAAAGGCTGACGCGGCGGCACACCACCTTCGTGCTTTCTGGCTGAAGGAGGCGCTGGACAAGGAGACCGAAAGCAAGATCCTTTCGGAATTCTCATCCCTGCTGACGCCTGCCGACCATCGGCGCCGCATGGAGATGCTTCTCTATCGCAGCCGTGTCGAACAGGCGCAGAGGTTCAGCGACCTGGGCAAGGCACAATCGCTCTATAGAGCCTGGGCTGCGGTGGTCCGCGGCAACGGCAAGGCGGCGGCGCTGATCGAAGCGGTCGATGCATCCTGGCGCGACAACCCGGCCTATCTCTTCCTGCGCGTCGAATATCTGCGCAAGCAGGAGAAATTCGAGGAAGCGGCGGAGCTCCTTGCCTTGGCGCCGAAGGACAGCAACGCCCTCGTCGATGCGGGCGAATGGTGGACCGAACAAAGGATCGTCAGCCGCGGCCTGCTCGACAAGGGCGATTTTCGCGGAGCCTACCGGGTTGCCGCCCATCATGCTGCGATCGATGCGACCGACATCGTGGACGCTGAGTTCCATGCTGGATGGTACGCGCTGCGCGGGCTTGAAGATCCAACGACGGCGGCGCGACACTTTCGTAAGATCCTGGCGACGTCGAACCGGCCGATTTCGGCGTCGCGGGCCTGGTATTGGCTGGGACGCGCCGCCGAGGCCGGCGGCCCTGGGAAATCGGACGAGTATTTCGCCAACGCCGCCCGCTATCCCGGCACCTTCTACGGCCAGCTCGCCGCGGCTCGGCTCGGCCGCTCAGCCCTCAACGTCGCCTATCCCTCGCCAACCCCTGAGGATCGCGCCCGGCTCGAAGATCGCGAAGCCGTTCGAGCAATCGAACGCCTGGAAGCCGCCGGCCACGGCTGGCGCGCGGAAAGCCTCTACCGCGCGCTTGCCGAGGACCTGACCGATCCAGGTGAACTCGCCATTCTCTCGGCAAGGGCGGAAAAGGCGGGTAATCATCAACTGTCCCTGCAGATCGGCAAGATCGCCTTCGGCCGCGGCATCGATGTCGCCGCCCTCGCCTTCCCCCTCGGCGTGATCCCGACGGACGCCAATATCAGCGGCGCCGGCAAGGCACTTGCCTACGCCATCGCCCGCCAGGAAAGCGCCTTCAATCCGGCCGCGGTGTCGGCCGCCAATGCCCGCGGCCTGCTGCAGCTCCTGCCGGCGACGGCGAAGGGTGTCGCCAGCCGCTACGGCCTTGCCTATTCCAAGGACCGGCTGACGAGCGACGCCGGCTACAACGCGACGCTCGGCTCGCACTATCTCGGCGAGCAGATCGACCGTTTCGGCGGCTCCTACATCCTGACGTTCATCGCCTACAATGCCGGACCCGGCCGGGTGCCGGAATGGCTGGCGCGCTACGGCGACCCGCGCGGCAAGCCGATCGACGAGGTGGTCGACTGGATCGAACGGATTCCCTTCGAGGAAACCCGCAACTATGTTCAGCGGGTGATGGAGAACTACCAGGTCTACAAATCCCGTCTCGGGCAGAAGGCGGACATCGTCGCCGACCTGAGGATGGGCCGCAATCCTTCCTGA
- a CDS encoding SDR family NAD(P)-dependent oxidoreductase has protein sequence MQHFKDKVAVITGGNSGIGKATAQLFAEEGAQVIITGRRQDVVDEAVGEIGHSAIGIVGDVADIAHHQTLAETVKNRFGGLDIYMANAAIINLAASGNITPEEYDRHFAINTRGVFFGVQTIEPLIRDGGSIIVTSSLAATKVLPDHTVYAGTKAAVAAFAKNWTIEFKPRRIRVNILSPGPVDTAILGKLGVSEAERPAFEQHMASLIPAGRLGRPEELARAALFLASEAGSFVNGIELHVDGGMTLA, from the coding sequence ATGCAGCACTTTAAAGACAAGGTCGCCGTCATCACGGGTGGCAACAGTGGCATAGGCAAGGCGACCGCGCAGCTGTTTGCGGAAGAAGGGGCGCAGGTCATCATCACTGGTCGACGGCAGGACGTTGTCGATGAGGCGGTGGGCGAAATCGGCCACAGCGCGATCGGCATTGTTGGCGATGTCGCTGACATCGCGCACCATCAAACTCTCGCGGAGACGGTCAAGAACCGCTTTGGCGGCCTGGACATCTACATGGCCAATGCCGCTATCATTAATCTCGCAGCTTCCGGCAACATCACGCCGGAAGAGTACGACCGGCACTTTGCCATCAACACGCGTGGGGTGTTCTTCGGCGTACAGACGATCGAGCCGCTGATTCGCGACGGCGGCAGCATCATCGTCACGAGTTCGCTGGCCGCGACGAAGGTCCTTCCGGATCATACCGTCTATGCCGGTACAAAGGCAGCAGTCGCAGCATTCGCCAAGAACTGGACGATCGAGTTCAAGCCGCGGCGGATTCGCGTCAACATCCTGAGCCCAGGACCAGTCGACACCGCCATTCTCGGCAAGCTCGGTGTTTCGGAGGCCGAGCGTCCGGCATTCGAACAGCACATGGCGTCACTCATTCCGGCAGGGCGGCTGGGCCGGCCTGAAGAACTCGCGCGCGCAGCTCTTTTCCTCGCCTCTGAGGCGGGTAGTTTCGTCAATGGCATAGAGTTGCATGTCGACGGCGGCATGACGTTGGCTTGA